The following coding sequences lie in one Hippopotamus amphibius kiboko isolate mHipAmp2 chromosome 17, mHipAmp2.hap2, whole genome shotgun sequence genomic window:
- the TSPOAP1 gene encoding peripheral-type benzodiazepine receptor-associated protein 1 isoform X5 has translation MREVAQRRQQLEVEHEQARLSLQEKQQEVRRLQQAQAEAQREHEGAVQLLESTLDSMQVRVRELEEQCRSQTERFSLLAQELQAFRLHPGPLDLLTSALGCSTLGDRPPPPCCCSTPQPCRGSGPKDLDLPPGSPGHCTPKSSEPAPATLAGVPRRTAKKAESLSNSSRSESIHNSPKSCPTPEVDTASEVEELEADSVSLLPAAPEGSRGGARIQVFLARYSYNPFEGPNENPEAELPLTAGEYIYVYGNMDEDGFFEGELMDGRRGLVPSNFVERVSDDDLLTSLLPELADLSHSSGPELSFLSGGGGGSSSGGQSGGGRSQPRLEEGAAGDQLSLSPPPEGLGEPPAVPHPRGLALLKQLARSVVLAWEPPPECVELRGYHVCVNGELRQTLGPGAPPTAVLENLDLQTGSLRASVQALTSRGCSDPLRCCLVFGAGAGVAPSQLRVHRLTATSAEITWLPGNSNLAHAIYLNGEECPPARPSTYWATFCHLRPGTLYQARVEAQLPPRESWEPGWERPERRAATLQFTTLPAGPPDAPLDVQVEPGPSPGVLIVSWLPVTIDAAGTSNGVRVTGYAVYADGQKIMEVASPTAGSVLVELSQLQLLRACRAVAVRTMSPHGESADSIPAPVAPALAEASLPARVSCPSPRPGSEAGPPLAPASPGPGDPSSALWCPDPSGTREPPGAPPASPPRETPKGPSEESPAPGSQEEAGAAVLGAPGDGKASEPALGERVPGPAASSLAKEEAERTTGEARPAPGSTQGAPAQRLPCAEACRGGDTGSGLRPRAEREDTAELGVRLGNSLVDHGRNSDLSDIQEEEEEEEEELGVRSCSFQKQVTGNSIRENGAKPQPDPFCETDSDEEILEQILELPLQQFCSKKLFSIPEEEEEEDEEDEEDENTPGAASSSRDPGPPEPALLGLGCDSSRPRGPGLCPLSPEPSRAGDHLEDMPGLVSGSSWRKGSGSPEKPPNRRRSPDPREHCSRLLSNGGSQASGRPGPTRERGGPPVGEGTRAGPEAGGRGRPAPSRKCPRGRASESGLASCLSPTCLEISIEYDSGDEQETGGGGVSTTSSCQLADGEAWGAVPGGRPGAPPKASSGPNPHPRLPAWEKGEPARRGRSAAGRAKESPSRATETGESRGQEGSGRRGPQRRGGRAPRPGSTELAPLRSPPEEALAYQDLPIRVFVALFDYDPLSMSPNPDAGEEELPFQEGQILKVFGDKDADGFYRGEAGGRMGYIPCNMVAEVAVDGPAGRQQLLQQGYLSPDVLVGGSASACLSGPGNGPFVYSTARPAGPPPKPRRSKKAEAGGPAQPCAGPPKLASSAGLRAARSMVAAFDYDPRESSPNLDVEVRTLRGGPARVGGGRVCPGLSPRLLVSPQAELPFRAGDIITVFGGMDDDGFYYGELNGQRGLVPSNFLEGPGPETGGPDREPGTPQAEGQRTRRRRVQC, from the exons ATGCGGGAGGTGGCCCAGCGGAGGCAGCAGCTGGAGGTGGAGCACGAACAGGCTCGGCTCAGCCTGcaggagaagcagcaggaggTCCGGAGGCTGCAGCAG GCCCAGGCAGAAGCCCAGAGGGAACATGAAGGGGCTGTGCAGCTGCTGGAG TCTACCCTGGATTCCATGCAG GTCCGGGTTCGAGAGCTGGAGGAGCAGTGCCGCAGCCAGACCGAGCGCTTCAGCCTCCTGGCGCAGGAGCTCCAGGCCTTCCGCCTGCACCCAGGTCCCTTGGATCTGCTCACCTCTGCCCTGGGCTGCAGTACCCTTGGGGACCGCCCGCCACCCCCCTGCTGCTGCTCCACCCCTCAGCCCTGCCGGGGGTCCGGCCCCAAAG ACCTTGACCTCccgccaggctccccagggcactGCACCCCAAAGTCTTCCGAACCTGCCCCTGCCACCCTGGCTGGGGTCCCCCGAAGGACGGCCAAGAAGGCAGAGTCTCTCTCCAACTCCTCTCGCTCCGAGTCCATCCACAACAGTCCCAAGTCATGCCCTACGCCCGAG GTGGACACAGCCAGTGAGGTGGAAGAGCTGGAGGCAGACAGcgtctccctgctcccagcagcGCCGGAGGGCAGCCGGGGAGGCGCCAGGATCCAGGTCTTCCTTGCACGCTATAG CTACAACCCCTTCGAGGGCCCCAATGAGAACCCAGAGGCAGAGCTTCCACTTACCGCTGGCGAGTACATCTACGTCTATGGCAACATGGACGAGGATGGCTTCTTTGAAG GAGAGCTCATGGACGGCCGAAGGGGCCTGGTCCCTTCCAATTTCGTAGAGCGTGTGTCCGACGACGACCTCCTGACCTCCCTGCTTCCGGAGCTGGCCGATTTGTCCCACAGCTCAGGCCCCGAGCTCAGCTTCCTGAGCGGAGGCGGGGGCGGCAGCAGCAGCGGGGGCCAGAGCGGCGGGGGACGCAGCCAGcccaggctggaggagggggctgcaggggacCAGCTCAGTTTGAGccccccgcccgagggcctgggGGAGCCCCCTGCTGTGCCTCACCCCCGCGGCCTGGCCCTCCTCAAGCAGCTGGCCCGCAGCGTGGTGCTGGCCTGGGAGCCGCCTCCGGAATGCGTGGAGCTGCGTGGCTACCACGTCTGTGTGAACGGGGAGCTGCGGCAGACCCTGGGGCCTGGGGCGCCCCCCACGGCCGTGCTTGAGAACCTGGACCTGCAGACCGGGTCCCTCCGTGCTTCTGTGCAGGCCCTGACCAGCCGGGGCTGCTCTGACCCTCTGCGCTGTTGCTTGGTGttcggggctggggccggggtggCGCCCAGCCAGCTGCGGGTCCATCGACTGACAGCCACGTCCGCTGAGATCACCTGGCTGCCCGGCAATAGCAACTTGGCCCATGCCATCTACCTCAACGGGGAAGAGTGCCCCCCTGCCCGCCCCAGCACCTACTGGGCCACCTTCTGCCACCTGCGGCCTGGTACACTCTATCAGGCCCGAGTGGAGGCTCAGCTCCCACCTCGAGAATCCTGGGAACCAGGCTGGGAGAGGCCAGAGCGGAGGGCTGCCACCCTGCAGTTCACCACACTCCCAGCAG GCCCGCCTGATGCCCCCCTGGATGTGCAGGTTGAGCCAGGGCCCTCCCCTGGAGTCCTGATCGTCAGCTGGCTCCCGGTGACCATCGATGCTGCTGGCACCTCCAACGGCGTCCGGGTCACAGGCTATGCCGTTTATGCTGACGGGCAGAAG ATCATGGAGGTGGCCTCCCCCACGGCAGGCAGCGTGCTGGTGGAGCTGTCGCAGCTGCAGCTGCTGCGGGCCTGCCGCGCCGTGGCCGTGCGCACCATGTCGCCCCACGGCGAGTCGGCCGACTCCATCCCGGCTCCCGTCGCCCCCGCCCTGGCTGAGGCCTCCTTGCCAGCCAGggtctcctgcccctccccacgaCCAGGCTCGGAGGCCGGACCGCCCCTCGCTCCAGCCTCCCCGGGGCCTGgagaccccagctctgccctctggtgccCTGACCCCAGTGGAACTCGAGAGCCCCCTGGGGCACCCCCAGCGAGCCCTCCCCGAGAGACACCAAAAGGGCCCTCAGAGGAGTCCCCAGCGCCTGGCTCTCAG gaggaggctggggcagcGGTGCTGGGTGCCCCAGGGGACGGGAAGGCCAGTGAGCCAGCCTTGGGAGAGCGAGTTCCTGGCCCTGCAGCTTCCTCCCTGGCCAAGGAGGAGGCTGAGCGGACCACGGGAGAGGCCCGCCCGGCACCCGGCTCCACCCAGGGGGCACCGGCCCAGAGGCTGCCCTGTGCGGAGGCCTGCCGTGGAGGAGACACAGGGTCTGGGCTGAGGCCCAGGGCTGAG AGGGAGGACACGGCTGAGCTCGGGGTCCGTCTGGGGAACTCCCTCGTGGACCATGGCCGCAACTCAGATCTGTCAGACatccaagaggaggaggaggaagaggaagaggagctggGTGTCAGGAGTTGCTCTTTCCAGAAGCAGGTTACAGGCAACAGCATCAGGGAGAATGGGGCCAAG ccccaacccGACCCCTTCTGTGAGACTGACAGTGACGAGGAGATCTTGGAGCAGATCCTGGAGCTGCCTCTCCAGCAGTTCTGCAGCAAGAAGCTCTTTAGCAtccctgaggaggaggaagaagaagacgaggaggacgaggaggacgaGAACACACCAGGGGCGGCCTCTTCTTCCCGAGACCCCGGCCCGCCTGAGCCTGCGTTGCTGGGGCTGGGTTGTGACAGCAGTCGGCCCCGAGGACCTGGCCTGTGTCCTTTGTCTCCCGAGCCCTCCAGGGCTGGGGACCACCTGGAGGACATGCCTGGACTAGTTAGTGGAAGCAGCTGGAGAAAAGGAAGTGGCTCCCCTGAGAAGCCCCCCAACCGCAGGCGGTCCCCAGATCCTCGCGAACACTGCAGCCGACTCCTCAGCAACGGCGGGTCCCAGGCCTCTGGGCGACCAGGCCCCACGCGGGAGAGGGGCGGCCCCCCTGTGGGCGAGGGCACCAGGGCTGGACCAGAGGCTGGTGGGAGAGGGCGGCCAGCCCCTTCGAGGAAGTGCCCCCGTGGCCGGGCCTCAGAATCGGGCCTGGCCAGCTGCCTCTCCCCCACGTGCTTGGAAATCAGCATCGAATATGATTCTGGGGATGAACAGGAGACGGGCGGCGGGGGCGTCAGCACCACCAGCTCCTGCCAGCTCGCAGATGGGGAGGCCTGGGGTGCGGTGCCCGGGGGAAGGCCCGGGGCCCCTCCGAAGGCCAGTTCAGGCCCCAACCCCCACCCGCGCCTCCCGGCTTGGGAGAAAGGGGAGCCCGCGCGGAGAGGCCGCAGTGCCGCTGGCAGAGCCAAGGAGTCACCCTCCCGG GCAACAGAGACTGGGGAGTCCAGAGGGCAGGAAGGCTCTGGGCGGAGGGGTCCCCAGCGGAGAGGCGGCCGGGCCCCCAGGCCAGGCTCCACGGAGCTGG CCCCTCTGAGGAGCCCCCCAGAAGAAGCACTGGCCTACCAGGACCTACCTATCAGGGTCTTTGTGGCCCTGTTTGACTATGACCCCTTGTCAATGTCACCCAACCCTGATGCCGGGGAAGAAGAGCTCCCCTTCCAGGAGGGCCAGATCCTGAAG GTGTTTGGAGACAAGGATGCCGATGGCTTCTATCGGGGTGAAGCTGGAGGACGGATGGGCTACATCCCCTGCAACATGGTGGCCGAGGTGGCTGTGGACGGTCCTGCAGggagacagcagctgctccagCAGGGTTATTTGTCCCCAGATGTTCTCGTTGGGGGATCAG CGTCTGCCTGCCTTTCTGGACCAGGGAATGGCCCCTTTGTCTACTCCACGGCCCGCCCAGCTGGGCCTCCCCCCAAGCCCCGCCGCTCCAAGAAAG CTGAGGCGGgaggccctgcccagccctgtgcAG gccCCCCCAAGCTGGCCTCCTCTGCTGGCCTGAGAGCGGCCCGCTCCATGGTGGCTGCGTTTGACTACGACCCCCGGGAGAGCTCCCCCAACTTGGACGTGGAGGTGAGGACCCTCAGAGGCGGCCCAGCCAGGGTGGGTGGTGGCAGGGTCTGCCCGGGCCTGTCCCCCCGTCTCCTGGTCTCTCCACAGGCAGAGCTGCCCTTCCGGGCAGGGGACATCATCACTGTGTTTGGGGGCATGGACGACGATGGCTTCTACTAT GGGGAGCTGAATGGACAGAGGGGCCTGGTCCCATCCAACTTCCTGGAGGGCCCTGGGCCTGAGACGGGCGGCCCAGACAGGGAGCCTGGGACACCCCAGGCCGAGGGTCAG AGAACGAGGAGGAGAAGAGTCCAGTGCTAG
- the TSPOAP1 gene encoding peripheral-type benzodiazepine receptor-associated protein 1 isoform X1 translates to MREVAQRRQQLEVEHEQARLSLQEKQQEVRRLQQAQAEAQREHEGAVQLLEVRVRELEEQCRSQTERFSLLAQELQAFRLHPGPLDLLTSALGCSTLGDRPPPPCCCSTPQPCRGSGPKDLDLPPGSPGHCTPKSSEPAPATLAGVPRRTAKKAESLSNSSRSESIHNSPKSCPTPEVDTASEVEELEADSVSLLPAAPEGSRGGARIQVFLARYSYNPFEGPNENPEAELPLTAGEYIYVYGNMDEDGFFEGELMDGRRGLVPSNFVERVSDDDLLTSLLPELADLSHSSGPELSFLSGGGGGSSSGGQSGGGRSQPRLEEGAAGDQLSLSPPPEGLGEPPAVPHPRGLALLKQLARSVVLAWEPPPECVELRGYHVCVNGELRQTLGPGAPPTAVLENLDLQTGSLRASVQALTSRGCSDPLRCCLVFGAGAGVAPSQLRVHRLTATSAEITWLPGNSNLAHAIYLNGEECPPARPSTYWATFCHLRPGTLYQARVEAQLPPRESWEPGWERPERRAATLQFTTLPAGPPDAPLDVQVEPGPSPGVLIVSWLPVTIDAAGTSNGVRVTGYAVYADGQKIMEVASPTAGSVLVELSQLQLLRACRAVAVRTMSPHGESADSIPAPVAPALAEASLPARVSCPSPRPGSEAGPPLAPASPGPGDPSSALWCPDPSGTREPPGAPPASPPRETPKGPSEESPAPGSQEEAGAAVLGAPGDGKASEPALGERVPGPAASSLAKEEAERTTGEARPAPGSTQGAPAQRLPCAEACRGGDTGSGLRPRAEREDTAELGVRLGNSLVDHGRNSDLSDIQEEEEEEEEELGVRSCSFQKQVTGNSIRENGAKPQPDPFCETDSDEEILEQILELPLQQFCSKKLFSIPEEEEEEDEEDEEDENTPGAASSSRDPGPPEPALLGLGCDSSRPRGPGLCPLSPEPSRAGDHLEDMPGLVSGSSWRKGSGSPEKPPNRRRSPDPREHCSRLLSNGGSQASGRPGPTRERGGPPVGEGTRAGPEAGGRGRPAPSRKCPRGRASESGLASCLSPTCLEISIEYDSGDEQETGGGGVSTTSSCQLADGEAWGAVPGGRPGAPPKASSGPNPHPRLPAWEKGEPARRGRSAAGRAKESPSRATETGESRGQEGSGRRGPQRRGGRAPRPGSTELAPLRSPPEEALAYQDLPIRVFVALFDYDPLSMSPNPDAGEEELPFQEGQILKVFGDKDADGFYRGEAGGRMGYIPCNMVAEVAVDGPAGRQQLLQQGYLSPDVLVGGSASACLSGPGNGPFVYSTARPAGPPPKPRRSKKAEAGGPAQPCAGPPKLASSAGLRAARSMVAAFDYDPRESSPNLDVEVRTLRGGPARVGGGRVCPGLSPRLLVSPQAELPFRAGDIITVFGGMDDDGFYYGELNGQRGLVPSNFLEGPGPETGGPDREPGTPQAEGQDWADSTQEPPGLPVWPCASGPGRFPGIERGVPQGPSKKVWALLSKGKQLLRKLGSGKKE, encoded by the exons ATGCGGGAGGTGGCCCAGCGGAGGCAGCAGCTGGAGGTGGAGCACGAACAGGCTCGGCTCAGCCTGcaggagaagcagcaggaggTCCGGAGGCTGCAGCAG GCCCAGGCAGAAGCCCAGAGGGAACATGAAGGGGCTGTGCAGCTGCTGGAG GTCCGGGTTCGAGAGCTGGAGGAGCAGTGCCGCAGCCAGACCGAGCGCTTCAGCCTCCTGGCGCAGGAGCTCCAGGCCTTCCGCCTGCACCCAGGTCCCTTGGATCTGCTCACCTCTGCCCTGGGCTGCAGTACCCTTGGGGACCGCCCGCCACCCCCCTGCTGCTGCTCCACCCCTCAGCCCTGCCGGGGGTCCGGCCCCAAAG ACCTTGACCTCccgccaggctccccagggcactGCACCCCAAAGTCTTCCGAACCTGCCCCTGCCACCCTGGCTGGGGTCCCCCGAAGGACGGCCAAGAAGGCAGAGTCTCTCTCCAACTCCTCTCGCTCCGAGTCCATCCACAACAGTCCCAAGTCATGCCCTACGCCCGAG GTGGACACAGCCAGTGAGGTGGAAGAGCTGGAGGCAGACAGcgtctccctgctcccagcagcGCCGGAGGGCAGCCGGGGAGGCGCCAGGATCCAGGTCTTCCTTGCACGCTATAG CTACAACCCCTTCGAGGGCCCCAATGAGAACCCAGAGGCAGAGCTTCCACTTACCGCTGGCGAGTACATCTACGTCTATGGCAACATGGACGAGGATGGCTTCTTTGAAG GAGAGCTCATGGACGGCCGAAGGGGCCTGGTCCCTTCCAATTTCGTAGAGCGTGTGTCCGACGACGACCTCCTGACCTCCCTGCTTCCGGAGCTGGCCGATTTGTCCCACAGCTCAGGCCCCGAGCTCAGCTTCCTGAGCGGAGGCGGGGGCGGCAGCAGCAGCGGGGGCCAGAGCGGCGGGGGACGCAGCCAGcccaggctggaggagggggctgcaggggacCAGCTCAGTTTGAGccccccgcccgagggcctgggGGAGCCCCCTGCTGTGCCTCACCCCCGCGGCCTGGCCCTCCTCAAGCAGCTGGCCCGCAGCGTGGTGCTGGCCTGGGAGCCGCCTCCGGAATGCGTGGAGCTGCGTGGCTACCACGTCTGTGTGAACGGGGAGCTGCGGCAGACCCTGGGGCCTGGGGCGCCCCCCACGGCCGTGCTTGAGAACCTGGACCTGCAGACCGGGTCCCTCCGTGCTTCTGTGCAGGCCCTGACCAGCCGGGGCTGCTCTGACCCTCTGCGCTGTTGCTTGGTGttcggggctggggccggggtggCGCCCAGCCAGCTGCGGGTCCATCGACTGACAGCCACGTCCGCTGAGATCACCTGGCTGCCCGGCAATAGCAACTTGGCCCATGCCATCTACCTCAACGGGGAAGAGTGCCCCCCTGCCCGCCCCAGCACCTACTGGGCCACCTTCTGCCACCTGCGGCCTGGTACACTCTATCAGGCCCGAGTGGAGGCTCAGCTCCCACCTCGAGAATCCTGGGAACCAGGCTGGGAGAGGCCAGAGCGGAGGGCTGCCACCCTGCAGTTCACCACACTCCCAGCAG GCCCGCCTGATGCCCCCCTGGATGTGCAGGTTGAGCCAGGGCCCTCCCCTGGAGTCCTGATCGTCAGCTGGCTCCCGGTGACCATCGATGCTGCTGGCACCTCCAACGGCGTCCGGGTCACAGGCTATGCCGTTTATGCTGACGGGCAGAAG ATCATGGAGGTGGCCTCCCCCACGGCAGGCAGCGTGCTGGTGGAGCTGTCGCAGCTGCAGCTGCTGCGGGCCTGCCGCGCCGTGGCCGTGCGCACCATGTCGCCCCACGGCGAGTCGGCCGACTCCATCCCGGCTCCCGTCGCCCCCGCCCTGGCTGAGGCCTCCTTGCCAGCCAGggtctcctgcccctccccacgaCCAGGCTCGGAGGCCGGACCGCCCCTCGCTCCAGCCTCCCCGGGGCCTGgagaccccagctctgccctctggtgccCTGACCCCAGTGGAACTCGAGAGCCCCCTGGGGCACCCCCAGCGAGCCCTCCCCGAGAGACACCAAAAGGGCCCTCAGAGGAGTCCCCAGCGCCTGGCTCTCAG gaggaggctggggcagcGGTGCTGGGTGCCCCAGGGGACGGGAAGGCCAGTGAGCCAGCCTTGGGAGAGCGAGTTCCTGGCCCTGCAGCTTCCTCCCTGGCCAAGGAGGAGGCTGAGCGGACCACGGGAGAGGCCCGCCCGGCACCCGGCTCCACCCAGGGGGCACCGGCCCAGAGGCTGCCCTGTGCGGAGGCCTGCCGTGGAGGAGACACAGGGTCTGGGCTGAGGCCCAGGGCTGAG AGGGAGGACACGGCTGAGCTCGGGGTCCGTCTGGGGAACTCCCTCGTGGACCATGGCCGCAACTCAGATCTGTCAGACatccaagaggaggaggaggaagaggaagaggagctggGTGTCAGGAGTTGCTCTTTCCAGAAGCAGGTTACAGGCAACAGCATCAGGGAGAATGGGGCCAAG ccccaacccGACCCCTTCTGTGAGACTGACAGTGACGAGGAGATCTTGGAGCAGATCCTGGAGCTGCCTCTCCAGCAGTTCTGCAGCAAGAAGCTCTTTAGCAtccctgaggaggaggaagaagaagacgaggaggacgaggaggacgaGAACACACCAGGGGCGGCCTCTTCTTCCCGAGACCCCGGCCCGCCTGAGCCTGCGTTGCTGGGGCTGGGTTGTGACAGCAGTCGGCCCCGAGGACCTGGCCTGTGTCCTTTGTCTCCCGAGCCCTCCAGGGCTGGGGACCACCTGGAGGACATGCCTGGACTAGTTAGTGGAAGCAGCTGGAGAAAAGGAAGTGGCTCCCCTGAGAAGCCCCCCAACCGCAGGCGGTCCCCAGATCCTCGCGAACACTGCAGCCGACTCCTCAGCAACGGCGGGTCCCAGGCCTCTGGGCGACCAGGCCCCACGCGGGAGAGGGGCGGCCCCCCTGTGGGCGAGGGCACCAGGGCTGGACCAGAGGCTGGTGGGAGAGGGCGGCCAGCCCCTTCGAGGAAGTGCCCCCGTGGCCGGGCCTCAGAATCGGGCCTGGCCAGCTGCCTCTCCCCCACGTGCTTGGAAATCAGCATCGAATATGATTCTGGGGATGAACAGGAGACGGGCGGCGGGGGCGTCAGCACCACCAGCTCCTGCCAGCTCGCAGATGGGGAGGCCTGGGGTGCGGTGCCCGGGGGAAGGCCCGGGGCCCCTCCGAAGGCCAGTTCAGGCCCCAACCCCCACCCGCGCCTCCCGGCTTGGGAGAAAGGGGAGCCCGCGCGGAGAGGCCGCAGTGCCGCTGGCAGAGCCAAGGAGTCACCCTCCCGG GCAACAGAGACTGGGGAGTCCAGAGGGCAGGAAGGCTCTGGGCGGAGGGGTCCCCAGCGGAGAGGCGGCCGGGCCCCCAGGCCAGGCTCCACGGAGCTGG CCCCTCTGAGGAGCCCCCCAGAAGAAGCACTGGCCTACCAGGACCTACCTATCAGGGTCTTTGTGGCCCTGTTTGACTATGACCCCTTGTCAATGTCACCCAACCCTGATGCCGGGGAAGAAGAGCTCCCCTTCCAGGAGGGCCAGATCCTGAAG GTGTTTGGAGACAAGGATGCCGATGGCTTCTATCGGGGTGAAGCTGGAGGACGGATGGGCTACATCCCCTGCAACATGGTGGCCGAGGTGGCTGTGGACGGTCCTGCAGggagacagcagctgctccagCAGGGTTATTTGTCCCCAGATGTTCTCGTTGGGGGATCAG CGTCTGCCTGCCTTTCTGGACCAGGGAATGGCCCCTTTGTCTACTCCACGGCCCGCCCAGCTGGGCCTCCCCCCAAGCCCCGCCGCTCCAAGAAAG CTGAGGCGGgaggccctgcccagccctgtgcAG gccCCCCCAAGCTGGCCTCCTCTGCTGGCCTGAGAGCGGCCCGCTCCATGGTGGCTGCGTTTGACTACGACCCCCGGGAGAGCTCCCCCAACTTGGACGTGGAGGTGAGGACCCTCAGAGGCGGCCCAGCCAGGGTGGGTGGTGGCAGGGTCTGCCCGGGCCTGTCCCCCCGTCTCCTGGTCTCTCCACAGGCAGAGCTGCCCTTCCGGGCAGGGGACATCATCACTGTGTTTGGGGGCATGGACGACGATGGCTTCTACTAT GGGGAGCTGAATGGACAGAGGGGCCTGGTCCCATCCAACTTCCTGGAGGGCCCTGGGCCTGAGACGGGCGGCCCAGACAGGGAGCCTGGGACACCCCAGGCCGAGGGTCAG GACTGGGCCGACTCAACACAGGAGCCCCCAGGGCTCCCAGTCTGGCCCTGTGCTTCTGGCCCTGGCCGCTTCCCTGGGATTGAACGGGGGGTGCCGCAGGGCCCAAGCAAGAAGGTGTGGGCTCTCCTCTCCAAGGGGAAGCAGCTCCTCAGGAAGCTGGGCTCTGGGAAGAAGGAGTGA